The following proteins are encoded in a genomic region of Asterias amurensis chromosome 5, ASM3211899v1:
- the LOC139937076 gene encoding cholinesterase-like encodes MVGQAFPVSVAFFLGLLVGFEASQPQVTVEQGPLFGTTETFQEDEFINITKNIDVFKGIPFAEPPVGALRFRAPVEKSSWGSEVYNATYFRAACVQDSAYVTPYGLQMGEDCLHVNIYAPNPKLPEGAAVMVYMHGGGLKVGSGSLPDLRSQPLVAIGDVILVTLNYRLNVIGFLTTGDEVSPGNAGLKDQALALQWIKKNIEAFGGDSERITIFGESAGSNSVSAHLLAKQNEGLFHQAIMQSGNVLAEWSFQENQDIMRQQAFLLGAQFGCTAEDTTGLVECLREQDPTALFTTSEEIAFLTALVVDGEYIEDKPPIIYSTGQYNHVDILLGTNADEGAFMMLYDSLFFPEYFLRPDPPFVTRDNYEEIINRQVELYYGGNTQIADAIRLQYVDWSQADNVSADYFEAVKNFYTDFFFTSSTDLVARYHVQGGNAVYMYQMTHVPSASYWDVGVGVGPGWLGACHAEDVLYVFGVPFIPEAAVRRNEFQDAEKALSVKFMEFWTNFVNTGNPGTKTPGSSPASEDDYWPEFTIPELGYKELNVTMATGRALKSNEAHFWNSYVVQLQTMLADMETSEREWRESYSAWKYTDMADWREQFNQYKSATGNY; translated from the exons ATGGTTGGTCAGGCTTTTCCTGTGTCGGTGGCCTTTTTCCTTGGGTTGTTGGTGGGCTTTGAAGCTTCCCAACCGCAGGTCACTGTAGAGCAAGGTCCCCTCTTTGGTACCACCGAGACTTTCCAGGAAGATGAGTTCATCAATATCACCAAAAACATCGATGTCTTCAAGGGGATACCATTTGCAGAGCCACCCGTTGGAGCGCTGCGATTCAGGGCACCGGTAGAGAAGAGTAGTTGGGGAAGCGAGGTTTACAACGCCACGTACTTCAGAGCTGCATGCGTTCAGGATTCGGCATACGTCACCCCTTATGGTTTGCAGATGGGTGAAGACTGTCTTCATGTCAACATTTACGCGCCAAATCCAAAACTT CCAGAGGGCGCTGCTGTTATGGTCTACATGCATGGCGGCGGTCTTAAAGTTGGCAGCGGATCACTCCCAGATCTCAGAAGCCAACCATTGGTTGCTATAGGTGACGTCATCTTGGTCACTTTAAACTATCGGCTGAATGTGATTGGCTTCCTAACTACAG GTGATGAGGTTTCTCCAGGAAATGCCGGCCTTAAAGATCAAGCTCTTGCCCTCCAGTGGATCAAAAAGAACATAGAAG CTTTCGGTGGTGACAGTGAACGCATCACCATCTTTGGTGAGAGTGCTGGATCAAATAGCGTCAGCGCTCATCTACTGGCTAAGCAGAATGAGGGATTGTTTCATCAGGCTATAATGCAG AGCGGAAATGTTCTAGCAGAGTGGTCCTTCCAGGAAAATCAAGATATAATGCGACAGCAAGCGTTTCTACTTGGTGCTCAATTTGGATGTACGGCTGAGGACACGACTGGTTTAGTTGAGTGTTTGCGAGAGCAAGACCCGACGGCTCTTTTCACCACGTCAGAAGAG ATAGCGTTTCTAACCGCTCTGGTTGTTGACGGTGAATACATCGAGGATAAACCTCCCATTATCTACTCCACTGGTCAGTACAACCACGTCGACATCCTTCTTGGTACAAATGCTGACGAAGGGGCGTTCATGATGCTCTATGATTCTCTGTTTTTCCCCGAGTATTTCCTCAGACCTGATCCTCCATTTGTGACTAGAGACAACTACGAGGAGATTATAAACCGGCAAGTCGAACTTTACTACG GAGGCAATACACAGATAGCAGACGCTATCAGACTGCAGTATGTCGACTGGTCCCAAGCGGACAATGTCAGCGCAGACTATTTTGAAGCAGTGAAGAACTTTTATACTGACTTTTTCTTTACGAGCTCAACCGACTTAGTTGCTCGTTACCACGTGCAAGGGGGCAACGCAGTCTACATGTACCAGATGACCCACGTCCCTAGCGCATCTTACTGGGATGTTGGAGTGGGGGTTGGGCCCGGCTGGTTGGGAGCATGTCATGCTGAGGATGTTCTCTATGTCTTCGGGGTTCCATTCATCCCGGAGGCTGCGGTCAGGCGAAATGAGTTTCAAGATGCGGAGAAAGCACTCTCTGTGAAATTCATGGAGTTCTGGACAAACTTCGTCAATACTGG GAACCCGGGAACAAAGACTCCTGGCTCTTCACCGGCCTCTGAGGACGATTACTGGCCCGAGTTCACCATTCCTGAACTCGGATACAAGGAACTCAATGTTACCATGGCGACAGGTCGCGCCCTCAAGAGTAACGAAGCTCATTTCTGGAACTCCTACGTAGTACAGCTTCAGACCATGCTGG CTGATATGGAGACTAGTGAGCGTGAATGGAGAGAGTCGTACAGCGCCTGGAAATACACAGACATGGCCGACTGGAGAGAGCAGTTTAACCAGTACAAATCAGCCACCGGCAACTATTGA
- the LOC139937075 gene encoding cholinesterase-like: MVVFGQAIPVSAAFFLGLLVGFVDSEQPQVTVEQGALFGTTETFQEDEFINITKNIDVFKGVPFAEPPVGALRFRAPVEKSSWGSEVYNATYFRDACIQNPDGVFPYGLQMSEDCLHVNIYAPNPKLPEGAAVMVYMHGGGLRSGSGSLPDLRSTPLVAIGDVILVTINYRVNVFGFLTTGDEVSPGNAGLKDQAIALQWIKRNIEAFGGDNDRITIFGTSAGSQSVSAHLLAKQNEGLFHQAIMQSGNVLAESLFQENQDIMRQQAFQLGAQFGCTAEDTTGLLECLREQDPTALFTTSEGIAFQPSLVVDGEYIEDTPSNLYSTGQYNHVDILLGTNADEGTFTMLFNPLFFPEYFLSTDPPFVSKENYEQIINRQVDIFYGANTQIADAIRLQYVDWSQADNASADYFEAVKNFNTDFLFASSTDLVARYHAQGGNAVFMYQMTHVTSVSIRDVAVGVGPGWMGAGHAEDVLYVFGVPFIPEAAVRRSELQDAEKALSVKFMEFWTNFANTGNPGTKTPGSSPAFEDDYWPEFTIPGLGYKELNVTMATGRALKSNEAHFWNSYVVQLQTMLADMETSEREWRESYSAWKYTDMADWREQFNQYKAQTGNY, from the exons ATGGTTGTATTTGGTCAGGCTATACCCGTGTCGGCGGCCTTTTTCCTTGGGTTGTTGGTGGGCTTCGTAGACTCCGAACAACCTCAGGTCACTGTAGAGCAGGGTGCCCTCTTTGGTACCACCGAGACTTTCCAGGAAGATGAGTTCATCAATATCACAAAGAACATCGATGTCTTCAAGGGGGTACCGTTTGCAGAGCCACCCGTTGGAGCGCTGCGATTCAGGGCACCGGTAGAGAAGAGTAGTTGGGGAAGCGAGGTTTACAACGCCACGTACTTCAGAGATGCGTGCATACAGAATCCGGACGGAGTTTTTCCATACGGCTTGCAGATGAGTGAAGACTGTCTTCATGTCAACATTTACGCGCCAAATCCAAAACTT CCTGAGGGTGCTGCCGTGATGGTCTACATGCATGGTGGCGGTCTCAGATCCGGCAGCGGATCACTCCCAGATCTAAGAAGCACACCATTGGTTGCTATAGGTGACGTCATCTTGGTCACCATCAACTATCGGGTGAATGTATTTGGCTTCCTAACCACAG GTGATGAGGTTTCTCCTGGAAATGCCGGCCTTAAAGATCAAGCTATTGCCCTCCAATGGATCAAAAGGAACATAGAAG CTTTTGGAGGAGATAATGATCGCATCACTATCTTCGGTACGAGTGCTGGATCACAAAGCGTTAGTGCTCATCTACTGGCCAAGCAGAATGAGGGGCTGTTCCATCAAGCTATAATGCAG AGCGGAAATGTTCTTGCCGAATCGCTCTTCCAGGAAAATCAAGATATAATGCGACAGCAAGCGTTTCAACTTGGTGCTCAATTTGGATGTACGGCTGAAGACACGACTGGTTTACTTGAGTGTTTGCGAGAGCAAGACCCGACGGCTCTTTTCACCACGTCAGAAGGG ATAGCGTTTCAACCTTCTCTGGTTGTTGACGGTGAATATATAGAGGACACACCTTCCAATCTGTACTCCACTGGTCAGTACAACCACGTCGACATCCTTCTAGGGACAAATGCTGACGAAGGGACGTTCACCATGCTCTTCAACCCTCTATTTTTCCCCGAGTATTTCCTCAGTACAGATCCTCCTTTCGTGTCTAAGGAAAACTACGAGCAAATCATAAACCGACAAGTCGATATTTTCTACG GAGCCAATACACAGATAGCAGACGCTATCAGACTGCAGTATGTCGACTGGTCTCAAGCCGACAATGCCAGCGCAGACTATTTTGAAGCAGTGAAGAACTTTAATACTGACTTTTTATTTGCGAGCTCAACCGACTTAGTTGCTCGCTACCACGCCCAGGGAGGTAATGCCGTCTTCATGTACCAGATGACCCACGTCACTAGCGTGTCTATCAGGGATGTTGCCGTGGGAGTCGGGCCTGGCTGGATGGGGGCAGGTCATGCTGAGGATGTTCTGTATGTCTTCGGGGTTCCATTCATCCCGGAGGCTGCGGTCAGGcgatcggagttgcaagatgcGGAGAAAGCACTCTCTGTGAAATTCATGGAGTTTTGGACAAACTTCGCCAATACTGG AAACCCAGGAACAAAGACTCCTGGCTCTTCACCGGCCTTTGAGGACGATTACTGGCCCGAGTTCACCATTCCTGGACTCGGATACAAGGAGCTCAATGTTACCATGGCGACAGGTCGCGCCCTCAAGAGTAACGAGGCTCATTTCTGGAACTCCTACGTAGTACAACTTCAGACCATGCTGG CTGATATGGAGACTAGTGAGCGTGAATGGAGAGAGTCGTACAGCGCCTGGAAGTACACAGACATGGCCGACTGGAGAGAGCAGTTCAACCAGTATAAAGCACAGACCGGCAACTATTAA
- the LOC139937078 gene encoding acetylcholinesterase-like has product MAALVQLSLLVFGVLGVDCQPRVSLDGLGTLLGETVHYLREGYPAKDVYIDAFRGIPFAEKPVRFSKPQPKEWSGEFNATTFKERCPQALTEGTSEDCLFLNVWAPNPKPSKAAVMVFIHGGGYVSGAGDYKGYHGTQLVAYQDVVVVTCNYRLGSFGFLTTGDPELPGNYGLWDQREALKWVKAHITAFGGDSDRITIFGQSAGAGSVSLLTLAEPAWEFFDRAIVQSGQALCPWSLELDKAKARQDAFEVGRNAGCGEIETSAELAECLRVVDTERLNAATTAVLLKTRNVIPFVPTVDGELITDNPLNLFTNGKFKQCDIITGAMRDEGTILAARAFLSQINTTHPMVTREEFESKLSTYVYRFTNDMILDSIKQEYYNWADVEDPDTNFFWSFVRITTDEAFVCPIEAGARAYTNAGMNTYLYHMTYVPSVRNFGENIPWVDVVAHSDEITFVFGHGLFVENPVNITAVEMNMTLDLMRYWTNFAKTGNPNLEFAGQSENEEDETNWAKFLIPELAYKDIAPSMKDSRALRSAQCQFWNEYLPKLNDFIDETDEEEWQWREEFYGWKSQEIPDWRQAYAEYVEVVGNDVNS; this is encoded by the exons ATGGCCGCGTTGGTTCAACTTTCTTTGCTCGTGTTTGGTGTTTTGGGAGTGGATTGCCAGCCCCGGGTGAGCCTGGACGGTCTTGGTACTCTACTCGGGGAAACGGTCCACTACCTCCGGGAGGGCTACCCGGCCAAAGACGTCTACATCGATGCATTCCGTGGGATCCCGTTCGCCGAGAAACCCGTCCGGTTCTCGAAGCCACAACCCAAGGAATGGTCGGGGGAGTTCAATGCGACAACCTTCAAGGAGAGGTGCCCGCAAGCGCTGACAGAGGGAACTAGTGAAGATTGCCTGTTCCTTAACGTGTGGGCGCCAAACCCAAAG CCTTCCAAAGCAGCCGTTATGGTCTTCATCCACGGTGGTGGATATGTGTCAGGGGCAGGCGATTACAAAGGTTACCATGGCACACAGCTCGTGGCGTATCAAGACGTCGTTGTTGTGACTTGTAACTACAGACTAGGTAGCTTCGGCTTTCTCACCACAG GTGATCCAGAGTTACCAGGGAACTATGGGCTATGGGACCAGCGCGAAGCACTGAAATGGGTGAAGGCACATATAACTG CTTTTGGAGGTGACTCTGACAGGATAACCATTTTCGGACAGAGTGCTGGTGCTGGGTCGGTCAGTCTTCTGACACTGGCGGAACCAGCCTGGGAGTTCTTCGACAGGGCAATCGTACAG AGTGGACAAGCTTTGTGTCCGTGGTCTTTGGAGTTAGACAAGGCAAAAGCTAGGCAGGATGCCTTCGAAGTCGGTAGGAATGCCGGGTGTGGGGAGATTGAGACCAGTGCAGAGCTTGCTGAGTGTCTACGGGTTGTTGACACCGAAAGACTCAATGCGGCGACAACTGCG GTCCTTCTGAAAACGAGGAATGTCATTCCATTCGTTCCGACAGTTGACGGTGAACTCATTACAGACAATCCCCTCAACCTCTTTACCAACGGCAAGTTCAAACAGTGCGATATCATAACGGGAGCGATGAGGGACGAGGGGACCATCTTAGCTGCCAGAGCTTTTCTCAGTCAAATCAACACGACTCACCCAATGGTTACCCGTGAAGAGTTTGAATCCAAACTGAGCACgtatgtctacagatttactaATGATATGATCCTGGACTCCATCAAGCAAGAATATTACAACTGGGCAGATGTGGAGGACCCTGATACCAATTTCTTCTGGAGTTTTGTCCGGATCACCACAGATGAGGCATTTGTGTGCCCGATAGAGGCTGGTGCACGAGCCTATACCAATGCTGGTATGAACACCTACCTGTATCATATGACGTACGTGCCGTCAGTTCGTAACTTCGGTGAGAATATTCCATGGGTTGATGTCGTCGCTCACTCTGACGAGATCACGTTTGTATTTGGGCATGGGTTGTTCGTGGAGAACCCAGTCAACATAACGGCAGTAGAGATGAATATGACGCTGGATTTAATGAGATATTGGACTAATTTTGCCAAAACTGG AAATCCGAACCTTGAGTTTGCCGGACAGTCTGAGAACGAAGAAGACGAGACAAACTGGGCAAAGTTTCTGATTCCTGAGCTGGCGTATAAGGATATTGCGCCCTCTATGAAGGACAGTAGGGCATTGAGGAGCGCTCAGTGTCAATTCTGGAACGAATATCTACCGAAACTCAACGACTTTATAG aCGAAACAGACGAAGAAGAGTGGCAATGGCGGGAAGAATTCTACGGATGGAAGTCGCAGGAGATACCAGACTGGCGCCAAGCGTATGCAGAGTATGTGGAGGTCGTTGGAAACGATGTCAATTCTTGA